Part of the Acidobacteriota bacterium genome is shown below.
CCCTCGCCGCACCGAAAATTTTTTTCGGCGAAGTCCTTTGGTAAGCCAATCAATCGCGCAGTTTCAAGAAGCACGTCCTAAGTGACGATAGCGAAGCTTTGTCTAAAATCGCAAAGCTGAGTCGAACCGAGATGTCAATCATTCCCCTGTCCGCCCATGCAGAATCAGAGGTTGTTTCCCAATGGTTTGCGGTTTATACGACTTCACGCCACGAAAAAGCCATCGCTGAGCACTTCGCGCTGAGGAAGATCGAGTCCTTCCTGCCTCTCTATCGCACTCAGCGCCTCTGGAAGAACGGCTGCAGGATGGACCTGCAACTGCCGCTTTTTCCCAGCTACATCTTTGTTCGGATACGTTCCCTTGAGCGAGTGCGCGTGCTTGAGGTACCCGGAGTGCTCTCTCTGGTCAGCGCTGCGGGAAAGCCAGTGCCGCTGCCCGAGCCAGAGATTGAAGCACTCCGTTCCTCTCTCCCGTTGGTAAAGTGCGAACCGCATCCCTACCTCGTGATCGGTGATCGAGTTCGCATCAAGAGTGGGTCGCTAGAAGGCATGGAGGGCGTGCTACTGCGAAAAAAAGGATTCCTCCGCGTTGTTCTTTCTCTTGACCTGATTATGAAAAGTCTTGCCGTCGAAGTTGACGCTGACAATGTCGAACCTGTTCCCACGTTTGCCCGCCACAAGCTGGCCTGAAAGCGCCATGATCGCCCCCAAAAATCAGCAGAAAAGTGTGACCGAGGTTCGGATCCTCGAAGCCGCTGTGCAGTTGTTTGCGCGCCAGGGATTCAGCGGAACCAGCACCCGCGAGATCGCGCAACTTGCCGGTGTAAACGAAACCACGCTGTTCCGATATTACGGAACAAAAAAGGAGCTATTCTGGGCAGCGCTCGAGGCGCGCTTGTCTCGAATTAAACTCAGCCGCGAACTCCAAAGCGCGCTTGGCGGTGAAGACGATCCTGCTGAGGTCCTGCCTCGGGTTTTCCAGTTTGTGGTGGACCTTATTTGGGAACAGCCGGAGCTCATGCGCGTCCTTTACGTGTCCGCACTGGAGCTTCCACGCAGCGATGAAATCTATCGCAAACACTTAGGCGCTATTTTTGATTCAATCAGCGCTTATTTGACTCGCTGCGCGAGGCGCGGTGCCATTTGCGGTGTCGATCCACATATGGGAACCTTGGCCTTTCTCGGCACCGTTGTCTTTCACTCTAGCCTGTATCAACTCTTCGTGGGCCGCGAGTTGCCATTCGCGAGTGCGAGTGAAGCGAGTTCAACCTATTCCGGCTTTTGGCTTAATCTCCTCCGCGGCGCGCTTGAGCCGCCGTCGTTGGTCGGAAACCCTGGATCGCTAGTCGGACATTGAAAAGACTTTACAGAGAAACAAAGCAAGGCTTTTTTATGATTCTGAAACAATTGTTGTTAATGTCGCTCGTATTCCCCGGTAGTGCGGTTGCGCAGACAACTCTGCGTGTACCCTCCGGCAGCACCAGCCAGTGTGAAGGGCCAAACTGCGTGAACGGCTCACAGCCGCCCGACACAAATAACGGAATGGACGATACGGATCTGTACGATCCTTCTGCGCAGCAAGATCAAGGCTCCAAGTACGATCGGAGTTCGACATCACGTGCAAACGGGCGTACCGACGAGGGTGGCCGGTACGATCGCACCTATCAAAACGTTCCGACATACCGAATTCCTGGCGATCATTCTGAAGATTTTCAGCGTGATCGCGAGCACGAATTTTCCGGCAATAGCGACGAACCACTGGACCTGTCGCTTACATATCCGCCGCGGAAACAACAATCGGTTCGCGAAGAGCCAACGGAGTTTCAGAAGTTCGTTTATAGCTCGACCGGCCAGCGCCTTCCAATTTACGGACGCAACCTGTTTGAAAATGTGCCCAGCACCTTCGCGCCGGTTGATCGCATTCCGGTCCCTGCAGACTACGTGGTAGGCCCCGGCGACGAACTTCTAATTCGCGCTTGGGGACAAATCGATCTCGACGCGCGCGTCGTTGTGGATCGTAATGGTCAGATTTACTTGCCGAGAGTTGGCAGCGTAACCGTTGCGGGACTCAAGTACGAGCAGGTAAATCCATATCTAAAGACTGCCGTAGGACGAATCTTCAAGAACTTCGACTTGAACGTGAATCTTGGTCAGCTCCGTTCGATCGCGGTGTTTGTAGTTGGGCAGGCAAAGCATCCTGGCACCTATACGGTCAGCTCCCTTAGCACGCTGGTGAACGCGTTGTTTGCCTCGGGCGGACCCGACAACACCGGCTCGATGCGCCACATCCAGCTCAAGCGCAAGAACCAGGTTGTCTCCGAGTTCGATCTGTATGACCTGCTTCTCAATGGCGATAAATCCAAAGATGTGGCTTTATTGCCCGGAGATGTGATCTACATTCCGCCCGTTGGACAGCTCGTCGCCATCGCGGGCAGCGTCAACATGCCGGCGATCTATGAAATTCGCGACAAGACCACCGTTGCCGAGGAGCTTGAGATCGCTGGAGGCCTCAACACTACCGCCGACAGCAGCCGCGCTGTCCTCGAGCGCATCGAGAACCGCACAACCCGCAGGGTAGATGATTTCGCGCTTGATAAACAGGGCGCGAGTCGCGAACTGCGCGACGGCGACATACTACGTGTCTTCTCTGTGTCGCCACGTTTCGAGAATGCCGTGACATTGCGAGGGAATGTCGCGCAGCCTGGACGCTATCCATGGCGCGATAGTATGCACCTCTGCGATCTTGTGCCTTCGCGCGATGCGATCATCAAACGCGATTATTGGATGCGTCAGAACGCACTGGCTCTGACTCCGATTAGCTGGTCGAACAATACTTTGGATCGACGCACCACGTTCATGCGTAACGCCGCGGAAGTGAATTGGGATTACGCCGTGGTTCAACGGTTAAACCACGAAGATCTCACCGCCCACTTAGTTCCTTTTAACCTCGGCCACGCAATCGCCGACTGCCACTCAGAGGACAACCTGCAACTCGTGGCCGGCGACGTGATCACTATTTTTTCCCAGAATGATCTCGCGGTTCCAGTCGACAAACGGACCAAGTTCGTGTGGCTGGAGGGCGAGGTGAAGCGCGCTGGTGTTTATCGCGTGCAGAAAGGGGAGACTCTGCGCGATGTAGTAGAGCGCGCTGGGGGTCTAACGCAGAATGCCTACCTCTTCGCCTCTGACTTCCGCCGCGAGTCCACGCGGACCGCGCAACAGAAAGAACTTGAGCGTGTCACCGAAGAGTTCGACAAGGAGCTGCGTAATAGAGCCGCCACGGGTGGGAAGGGAAATCAGGAAGAACAGATGGCCTTTCAGCAGCAGCTTGCGGCACAGCAGAACGTGCTGACCAAGTTGCGTCAGACGCAGGCGACTGGCCGTATCGTGTTAGGACTTAGGCCCAGCGACA
Proteins encoded:
- a CDS encoding antitermination protein NusG — translated: MSIIPLSAHAESEVVSQWFAVYTTSRHEKAIAEHFALRKIESFLPLYRTQRLWKNGCRMDLQLPLFPSYIFVRIRSLERVRVLEVPGVLSLVSAAGKPVPLPEPEIEALRSSLPLVKCEPHPYLVIGDRVRIKSGSLEGMEGVLLRKKGFLRVVLSLDLIMKSLAVEVDADNVEPVPTFARHKLA
- a CDS encoding sugar transporter, which codes for MILKQLLLMSLVFPGSAVAQTTLRVPSGSTSQCEGPNCVNGSQPPDTNNGMDDTDLYDPSAQQDQGSKYDRSSTSRANGRTDEGGRYDRTYQNVPTYRIPGDHSEDFQRDREHEFSGNSDEPLDLSLTYPPRKQQSVREEPTEFQKFVYSSTGQRLPIYGRNLFENVPSTFAPVDRIPVPADYVVGPGDELLIRAWGQIDLDARVVVDRNGQIYLPRVGSVTVAGLKYEQVNPYLKTAVGRIFKNFDLNVNLGQLRSIAVFVVGQAKHPGTYTVSSLSTLVNALFASGGPDNTGSMRHIQLKRKNQVVSEFDLYDLLLNGDKSKDVALLPGDVIYIPPVGQLVAIAGSVNMPAIYEIRDKTTVAEELEIAGGLNTTADSSRAVLERIENRTTRRVDDFALDKQGASRELRDGDILRVFSVSPRFENAVTLRGNVAQPGRYPWRDSMHLCDLVPSRDAIIKRDYWMRQNALALTPISWSNNTLDRRTTFMRNAAEVNWDYAVVQRLNHEDLTAHLVPFNLGHAIADCHSEDNLQLVAGDVITIFSQNDLAVPVDKRTKFVWLEGEVKRAGVYRVQKGETLRDVVERAGGLTQNAYLFASDFRRESTRTAQQKELERVTEEFDKELRNRAATGGKGNQEEQMAFQQQLAAQQNVLTKLRQTQATGRIVLGLRPSDNSIESIPELPLEDGDKYAIPARPETVDVLGAVYNQNSFIYKDGHSLNDYLGLAGGGTRDADQKRLFVVRADGSVESKQMHSSMFFGNFGSMKLMPGDSIVMPQKIHTGSAVTAFRDWTQIFSQLALGAASIQVLSK